From one Thermatribacter velox genomic stretch:
- a CDS encoding DUF362 domain-containing protein, producing the protein MAEVYFVSLRAKDEKSSVLERVKRMTKKLLEGRLEKDDLVAVKVHFGERGNHGFIKPVFVRYIVEAIRDLGGKAFLTDTNTLYTGFRHNAFDHLETAYFHGFSYPSVPAPVIIADGLRGSDFKEVEVNLKHFKTVKVASAIHEADFLLVVTHVKGHIEAGLGGSIKNVGMGCASRSGKQLQHGETFIPSPDQEKCIGCRRCVVHCPAEALYLDANGKARVLVENCISCAECVIYCPTEAIGISWSSSSVTLQERMVEYAYGVITSKKGKVGFINFLTEISPDCDCAPWHDASLVPDIGVLGSHDIVAVDQASADLVNNAPGLSNSGLKKAHQPGQDKFKDVHPQALWQTQIDYACALGLGEKKYSLVEI; encoded by the coding sequence GTGGCAGAAGTTTATTTTGTTTCATTACGGGCCAAGGATGAGAAAAGCTCTGTTCTTGAACGGGTAAAGAGAATGACCAAAAAACTTTTGGAAGGGCGTCTTGAGAAGGATGACCTGGTTGCAGTTAAGGTCCATTTTGGAGAACGTGGTAATCACGGTTTTATAAAACCGGTCTTTGTGCGCTATATCGTGGAAGCAATTCGGGACCTGGGTGGCAAAGCCTTTTTGACTGATACCAATACCCTGTATACCGGGTTTCGCCATAACGCTTTTGATCACCTGGAAACGGCTTACTTTCACGGTTTTTCTTACCCTTCTGTTCCTGCTCCAGTAATCATTGCTGATGGGTTGCGGGGCAGCGATTTTAAGGAAGTAGAGGTAAATCTCAAACACTTTAAAACGGTAAAGGTGGCCAGTGCTATCCACGAAGCGGACTTTTTACTGGTGGTTACCCATGTTAAAGGTCACATCGAAGCAGGACTGGGGGGTAGCATCAAGAACGTAGGCATGGGGTGTGCTTCTCGTTCAGGAAAACAACTTCAGCACGGGGAAACCTTTATCCCTTCTCCGGATCAGGAAAAGTGCATTGGTTGTAGGCGTTGTGTAGTGCATTGTCCTGCTGAGGCTCTTTATCTTGATGCCAATGGTAAAGCTCGGGTTCTGGTGGAAAATTGTATCAGCTGTGCAGAATGCGTCATTTACTGCCCTACTGAAGCGATTGGCATTTCGTGGTCATCCTCAAGTGTTACCCTTCAAGAGCGAATGGTCGAGTATGCCTATGGTGTGATTACAAGTAAAAAGGGTAAGGTAGGTTTTATCAACTTTTTAACTGAAATAAGCCCTGATTGTGACTGTGCTCCCTGGCATGACGCCAGTTTAGTACCGGATATTGGTGTTTTGGGTAGCCATGACATTGTGGCTGTTGACCAGGCTTCTGCGGATCTCGTAAATAACGCTCCCGGCCTGTCTAATTCGGGCCTTAAGAAAGCACATCAGCCCGGCCAGGATAAATTTAAAGACGTGCACCCTCAAGCCTTGTGGCAAACCCAGATTGACTATGCCTGTGCCCTGGGGTTGGGTGAGAAGAAATACTCGCTGGTTGAGATATAG
- a CDS encoding exonuclease SbcCD subunit D: MKKNLKVLHTADWHLGLVSWKGFKGINRLEEQRECLQEMLKIAQEEKVDLVLHAGDLFHQYHNPPRDAIRLATEVLVEMSRNARVVWVMGNHDWYAIEALQGIFPNSIMVSKNFTPLLIEDFGVCIYPLPYLSLSRYLGKCPGKSIQEEVAEVLAEIFQKWQQHYHPEHWHILLAHCTLEDLAFYKEANITREIFLKTAELPRGIDYGAFGHLHGLIPFEKAPFPIYYPSSLICDTFQKEGERGSFLIVEFKEGQKPEVRPYYFSSSAQLFSLLLEETDTINNLEKEIASRVQGKRNYIRLRIKEELLTPEFISEIRNLEGENWQIVSLEVLSHKVETEDLSEKEREISKYTMPELFKEYCQRNNLPEELQGLFEIYYHQVLEEVERDATG; this comes from the coding sequence ATGAAAAAGAATCTTAAAGTCCTGCACACCGCAGACTGGCACTTAGGGCTTGTTTCCTGGAAAGGTTTCAAGGGAATTAACCGCCTCGAAGAGCAGAGAGAGTGCCTTCAGGAAATGTTGAAAATCGCCCAGGAAGAAAAAGTGGATCTTGTCCTGCATGCGGGAGACCTATTTCATCAGTACCATAACCCTCCCCGCGACGCTATTCGTTTAGCAACTGAAGTTCTGGTCGAGATGAGTCGCAACGCTCGGGTGGTCTGGGTCATGGGGAACCATGACTGGTATGCGATAGAAGCCCTACAGGGGATATTCCCAAACTCCATCATGGTATCTAAAAACTTTACCCCTTTACTCATTGAGGATTTCGGCGTATGCATTTATCCTTTACCGTACTTGAGTCTTTCCAGATATCTTGGAAAATGCCCTGGTAAATCCATCCAGGAAGAAGTTGCAGAAGTGTTAGCAGAGATATTCCAAAAATGGCAGCAACACTACCATCCGGAGCACTGGCACATCTTGCTTGCTCACTGTACTCTCGAGGATTTAGCTTTTTATAAGGAAGCCAACATAACACGAGAAATATTCTTAAAAACTGCCGAACTACCCCGAGGCATTGATTATGGAGCTTTCGGTCATCTGCATGGCCTGATACCCTTTGAAAAAGCTCCCTTCCCGATTTATTATCCATCTTCCCTCATTTGCGACACCTTTCAAAAAGAGGGCGAAAGAGGGAGTTTTCTCATTGTAGAATTTAAAGAGGGGCAAAAGCCCGAGGTACGACCTTACTATTTCAGTTCCTCTGCACAACTTTTCAGCCTTTTGCTTGAAGAAACTGACACCATAAATAACCTGGAAAAGGAGATAGCCAGCCGAGTGCAAGGAAAACGCAATTACATCCGGTTAAGGATAAAAGAGGAGTTGCTAACCCCGGAATTCATATCCGAAATCAGAAACCTGGAAGGCGAAAACTGGCAGATTGTCTCACTGGAAGTCTTATCTCATAAGGTCGAAACAGAGGACCTGTCAGAAAAAGAGCGAGAAATCAGTAAATATACTATGCCGGAACTTTTCAAGGAATATTGTCAGCGCAACAATCTCCCCGAAGAACTGCAAGGATTATTCGAAATCTATTATCATCAGGTTTTAGAGGAAGTTGAGCGAGATGCGACCGGTTAG